The nucleotide sequence AATTTATGCTCGGATCTTCTCCTATTGCTTTGCTGATTAGGTATGGTAcgtcttttcttttgttctttccaTCTTCTTGTGGATTTTCGATTTACGTGTCGCAATCAAGTTCGTATTTTTTGCCGACTCGGGATAACTGGGGAAAGCTTTATCTTTTACGAAGTTCTTTTGCAGAGTATTTCGATTTCGCTCATCGGTTGTACGATTTCCTCTTTGGTTGGGTCTGTTCGTTCTCCTTGTTCCGTTGAGAAAAGATGAAAGAATAGGCGAAAGAATGCTTTCTTTTGCTATTTCGTCTTTTGTTTATTATCGTTCTTGTGAGAGGACTTTGGATTGTCTTTTATGATGTATTGTTTTTGGGGAATTAGGGTTTTACTGTATGGCTGACGTATAGCATGAACACGCTTGGACCATCGAGGAAAGGTACAGGGAGGCACGCGAGGGAAGGTGTCAGTCGTAAGATGGTTCTGAATTTGGACCTCAACTCTCCTCCGGTGGAGTGCCAGCTTCCTGAGGGGACTTCCGGTTGTAGACATCCACGGATTTCTCGAGGAACATCTATTTCCGTTGATCCTCAGTCGGGTAATCCGACCGGACGGCAGCAAGGGTCTTCTGCGCCATCAAACGATTGCTTAAATGGTGGTTTGATTGATGTAGAGCTGATAGAGGATGAGGTCGTGATTCTCTCTTCCCCGAGAGGTCTTCCCCTGGTACTTGCTAGTTCTTGGCTTCTAATATACTTGTCTTTGGAGGGGGCTATATGTCGTATGAAATTATGTTAGCTTCTTAACTGTCGTATGATCTTTTCTGCTGTATTTGAATACCTCATTAGCCTATAACACTTATCTGCCTTTTTGACCATGGTAGAATTTTTATGCTCTATTTTAATTCCTGAATAGGCCGAGACATTAGCTTGTTTTTAGCATATATGGACATATTTGAACATCGATATAGattgaatattttaattaaatatttggAGTTATGTATTTAAAATATTGTAGTACCTTGAATTCCTAGGGGGGCCAGAACACTTTTTGTCACATATTTGAACATCGATATAGCCTTTGAAAGTTTTGCACCATGAGTcatgtttcttgaattttaggTAGGCTGAAACACTTAATTTTAGCGGATTTGAAGACTGATCTTTATTCAAGTTTGTTCTTATTGGATTAGAGGAGGAACCACTCCAGAAGAGACCACCCTGTGACAGTGGTCCTAGATGAAGATCCAAAGACAAATTTGAGACGATCAGGTTAGTGTATGCCAGTATTGGTATTAAATGGAAACTCTGAGACCAAAGTGCTGGTAGAAATTTCTTTTTAATATGAGAATCTGCAAATTAATACTTTAGATAGTCATTTATTCTCGTAGATGAGATTTTTCCTTTTTGGCTTTTATATATTTATCGTTCTCTAGCAATCCTGAATCTCAAATCCTCATCGCACATCTAAGAAGATATTTTTTGCTTGATATTGTGAATTGAAGTTCGTACATTCTTCTTTTGTTTCATTTGCAATTAAAcatgaacttcattagtgggtacaTTGGCTTCATTTGACAATTGCAGTAGATGCTATATATGTTTATtgtgtaaaaaattaaaataaaatgatatttacACTCAAGGATTGATATACCTTATCTATAAAGTTATAAACTACGGATGGGATAAATGAAGTTGAAGTGTTTTCTATGCACAGGGATGGTAATTTTACTggctaatccttttttttttctttgtcaagAGACCAGTGATATATGACAAAGCCATCTTATTTTGCTTACCATCCTGAGGTGTTTGATCAGTAAGAGTCCGGCTTATTCAAccataaaatttttagaaagaagtgCGCCAATGCCTCACACATCTTTCAAGGGTTCCTTCTTGATATATGTTCTGATATGTAACCATAGACTTACATGGATATCTTAACACTAGATGTTGTCCTTTGAATTATAACATATACAAATTGAAAAACTATAAAGTAGAGATCCAACTTAATCCATCATAGCCTAGTTCAATTTTACTGGGATCACAGTTGTGGTCCTGGACGACTCAATGATCTGAACAGTCCAATTCAACCTGGTTCATATTCATGGATAAGGCTGTGGATGATCTAATCTGGTCTGATTTATAGAGATTCACATTCCAACTAAGAATTTATGTTTGAAAAATTTTCAAACATAagctcactatttttttttttaatgaaatccaTACAAAACCAAATTgaaatgttatggtttggtttgtaCTCTTAATTCATATGGCTCAATATAAAAATAACCTTTAGTATCCATGGTAAGATGTTTTCAATCTCATTCTTGTAAACTGGTAGAGATGAGAATGGTATGGATGGCAAAGACAAACAAGGGACTCACTTATGATAATAGGTGGAGTTTGGGCTAAAATATAATATGAGTTGATAATATAGATAACTTTCTTTAAATCGTTTGTCTTAAAAGCCAAGCCGAGCTAAATGACATAGTTGGTTTGATGGTTTAGAGAAAATAATGAAAGCTGCTACATGTATATAAAATGCTAGGGAGCTGAAGCCTTAATAATTTGTTCCTTTTTTGAGCTGTTGTGCATGTTTAATCTTTCGTCCTATTCtctgcgctctctctctctctctctttctctagatTTGGTGTCTTGACAGGGATCATCTTGTCCTATGTAGAGAGGATGGATGTTATGAGGTATTTTATGACGGATAACAATGGTCCATTGCACTGCACTGGCATGAAGCGAACTGGTAGTGATGATGGCACCGACCTCTATTTATAACCATGAGGACTTTTCAAAATGGGATCCTAGTTATTTATGGTTTATAAGATAGACACCAATTCTGGCATTGGCTGCAAGCTCTGGGTTGTGTTGGTCCAATTTGATTGGATCAGATTATTCTTGAAATTGGAAAGTTATTTCAAAGTGAAAAAGATAAGATTTAAGatctatattaaaaatttaaaaactaaGAAATTATGAAAGGTAAGAAAACTATGAAATTGGAGCTCTAGCAACATAGTCAATGTGACATTAAAAGATGTGGAGTTGTTTATAGGAAATATCGATACATGATTTAGATTGGaatttaatattaatttgttATTACAAGTAAAATCAAATAGGGTGGTAAATGGTGGTTAAGAAATGTGCTATTGTGCTTTCTGTTTCTTTGTTAGTCTGACATTTTGAGTCATTATGATAGGCGAACAAGTGGTCAGATCATCTTTGAACACCAGCAACAAACGGTATAAAAGTTCGACAAGCACGGCAGTTACTAGTTATGATCTTTATCTTGGTTTGGAAGAGGACTACAATTCCAAGGTAAATATGTTTGGTTGTCTTTTTTTTTGTGTAATGCAGTATTTTACTTTGTTTGATCTTCTGTTTagctataaataatattatttgaatTGTAAATGATTCTTTGTTTTCATGTGTTATCTAAATGACATTCTAGGGGGGTGCTTGATTATCTTTCGGAGGGTTACTAAAGCAACTGGCTGAACTGTATTTATGAATGAGCTTAACTATCTAAAACAGTTTTGAGTTGTTGATCTACCAGTAGTCATTATTTTCAAActcagctttttttttttggttgttaAAATGGCTATGGATCATTAGATCTATTGTATCTGGTTTAGTGATATGTATTGCTGTGCTTAGCACTTCAGCTTAGCAGGTGTCACATTTGCTTTCTCTTCCTCATTTACTTGGATTCTGAGAACCAGAGAAAGAATGAACAAATGGCCACAACCTATGAATTTGCCAAATAAGAGTTGGTGCTTTAATCATACAGCCACAAGATTGGTTGGTGAACTGCCGTCATAGCTCTTCCAACTCAACCTCTAAATGGCTGTGTTGAATGGCAATTCTATCTTTTGATTAACTAACTATATGAACATAAAGAACTAATTGCATTCAAACTAAAATTAGATACATATCAAACTATCTCAGAGCTGGCAAACTCGAAACGTAATAGGACTGTTGGTTTTTTAACTATTTGCTTATAGTTATTGTTTCTTTATCATTTGTAACTGTTCCAATATTCTTTCTGGCAAGTGCATTTGTTGTCAAGTCTGCTCACTATATGGACTTTCCTCGTACCTAGATTTGGTCAATGTCTGTCATATTGTTGAGGGGTTAGTATGTGGGCTGGAGTTGAATCTGCAAGTGCAGTCCCATCTGTCTTCTCAAGTATAGAACTTTATAAATGTAGATTTTTGCAAGATGCTTTGTCCGGCTACTGTTTTCCTTTGGATCATTTGCAAAGTACTGCTGCTTTCTAGATCTTCCCTGTGGGAAGATGGTCAAATAGAATTGTTTGACTTCAGGATCTTTGTCATGTCTTGTGAGGTAAACAATTTAATATGTGGATTTGATGCAAGAGCATAGTCTTCATTTTAATATTTCTATGACAAGTAGATTGGACTCTTTTCACCTTTTCAGGTAATCACAGGTATGAATAGGAATTTAACTACTATGATCAGTATACTGAATATGAATAGGAATTGGACTACTAGATCAGTATActgaaactcttttttttttgtcgatTCAGTTGCCTAACATTGGCTGTTTAATCATTACTTTTTAAGTTGTCCATCTTCACAACCATGAAAATCTTATTGCTCCCTCTACTGTCTTATTCTTTTGTTTTCTAGTACACACTTCTGCTACCATTCTCGTTAATTAAACTTGATTTCGACTTGTAAATTGCAGAGGAAAAATATGATGAAGTCTAAACTAGAGCCTGCGGAGGTAATTAGGAAGGAACCTGCCTTCACCTGCCCTGTCTGCATGGATGCATTGGTGGAGGCAGCATCAACCATCTGTGGCCATATTTTCTGTCTAAAGTGCATAAAGGCCTCCATTCAGGCACAGAAGAAATGCCCAACCTGTAGAAGGAAACTCACTAAGAACAATTTTCATCGTGTTTATCTTCCATTTTCCGATTGACACGACACCGATTAGGTCCTTTATGTTCTTCATGATTTTACCAGTGATTCTTCCAGGTCCAAGAATGTTTTTCAATGTAGTTCAGGAACAATGTGATGAAATATGTGTTCAGGAACTACGTAAAAAATATCCATCTCATTACAAGGATGATGTGCTCTTTGTAGTGCTTGCTAAGATGAAGTCTACATAGATATAGATTTTATACCCATTTTTAAGgtcaaatattatttaattttttgctTGGAATGACACTAGTGAATATAGTGAACTGGCAGTAAACATAATTTGCTAGAGTAACAATTCAGATTCCCATTTCTTCTTATTCAGGATGGATGAATTAAGAAATCTTGTATTGCCTAAGAAGAACATCCCAGGAAATCTTGGTGATTTTTGTATTTTTAGTGAATCACCCAAATTTTGGGGGCGCTATCTGAAGGATCATTATGACAATTTTTTACTCATTTAGTTTAATCATGTAAAATAATCATGAAATTAATAGAAATCTGGTGTGTATCCAACAGTAATTTAAATATGAAGATCTTACAAGAAATTATTGGTGAATCACCCAGACTTTGGGACACACATGATAAGAGAAGTTATGTCACTTGTACTTCTAATATGCCATCTGATCTTTAAATGACTGGACTTGGTAAGAATGTCAAGTTGTCAGTTCTGATCTCAGAAGCAGTCCTTTTGGCTGCTTGCAAAAATTCAGTACCGTCATATCAGTGAGTAGTTCCACCAAAGGATCATCCTGGGGAACTGGAATTGGATATGTATACTTTATAGGACTGTTATAATTTGGTAGGCATTACCTTCAGGAATATCCCCATTGAGAAGTTCCACCAAGTGTTCTGTAGGAATTACCTTGGGACAGTGACAAGGATCTTCCTTGGAAATTGATACATAATGTAATTACCTCTCACACATTATTTTGATGGGGACTAGAGATTCTAATAATTTATGTTCAATGAGTAGTGTTAGATTCAAAAAGTAGAGGATTCATAATCTGATCTAGTAAAATTTTGATGTCTTTAATCTCAATCTTTACCACTTGTttttccaaaaacaaaaaaaaagggaaaaaacttGTGAAAAATGCACATTGAAAGGCAAGCTCAGAAGGCTCAAATCCTTTAATTAGCTAAAAACACAAATCAAACAATTGAATTGCTCAAGATAATGTCAGCTCAAATCAAACTTCACACAGGCAAAGATTCTTTGATAGTAGTTAGCAAGCTTACAGAAAGCAGAAGCCAAAGTTGCTGTGCAATTTGAACCTCCTAAATGCATCCACCATAAGGGAAGAAAACAGAAGGAGAGAGATGTGATCACACAACCTATTTATCAGTAAACTTGTCAAACCCTCATCTTCAAAGAGCAAGAAGAGTTTGCAGTTTCTTCATAAACTAAATTAATTTCACATACCATAATCCATTACCTTTCTGTTGTAGCCTACAGATCCAACTGGAACTACCAAATACAAAAGTTCTCAGCCCAAAAAATTAGATTCTGGATACAAATTCCCTCAGTCTTAACAAACTGAATAATTTATTGGTCTCCAAGCATACATTGGTTGCTACACCCAAATCTTACATGGCTCATTAAGAAAAGGAATCAAGATCGCTTGCTTGACAGTCCAATGTCCTCTCGGTAGAGCAATAATAAGTATGTCCAAAGCTAACGCAATATCAATGATGAAATTTACCAGGTAAACATGCAACATAATTAAAATAACTTAACCAACCAGTTCTCTTATCTGCTAGCAAAAACTGGTGTACATGAACCAAAACCTTAACGAATCAGTTTCCTCCACTCTGTCCGGCCTCGATTTATTTCAAGACCGGTGCCAGACGATTTCAAGAAATGCAAGAACTGCTGGAGCTCCTGATCATGTGGCTTTGTGGTGGCAATCCCATTTGTGCTACCATTTTCCGCAAATTCTGAACTGGTAAGTGAATCCACTGCGTCGTCATGTTGGCATTCTCGCCTATAATCTAGAGTGATTGTCTGCAGCTCATGGGTGTCAATAATTTCTTGAGGCATGCTCTGTAAAAGGATAAATATAGGATCAGCTGATGAAAAAATTCACAAAATAACATTAACAAAGTGGAGAAAGCTGAATAAAAATTGCTGCTAACCTAGAGTGTGTACTgtaaatataacattatgcatagacATAGTTGCATTAGATAAGAAGCACATACTTCAAGGACCCATCCAATGTAAGTCACATTGTTTACGTGTTGGTTCATGTCCAAATCAGCTCTTCTTGGCTGCATTTTTCAAATGGAGAATGATTAGAGTAACAGCTCAAAAGAAAAGCAGGCATATTCTGTAAGCACAGGATTACAAACATGAGTTCAATTAACCAAATAAAAAGCATACCACAAGTCCTAATCTTGAATATTGAGCAGGATCTGCAAGCTTGGGAATTTTCTTCAGGCTGCCATTGTTTTCTTCTGGAAATGATAATCTACATGCCATAAGACAAAAGTTTTAGAAATATAACTTGCAGTTCTAAAGAGCATATACTGGGGGAAACAGCACTGCGTTTTAGGCTAAGTGCAATCACTGATGTCTTATATAACTTCATAATCCATCTTATTTCCTcccttttcaaaaaataaaatttgatgcaATTCCATGGATTTGGCATCATCCCTCAAGAAGTTTCAATTCAAGTAAACAAATTAAAAAGAATTTCCAATATATGCTTACCTAGGAGTTCTTGGACAATACACAAGATATTCTTCCCTGACTTCATCACTTACTCGTTGAAGCTTCCGTGTGTCTTGGTTCATCATTACCCACTTGCTGAAGCAAAGATGCATAACCAAAAGTGAGAAGCAATACACTTATTATCATCACCTACAAACATAGAGAGAACAATAGCAATCCTATAAAAGTATAAATAACATAGCTATTTATGCCCTGCAGTAACTCTCTCCCCCCACTCTTTTGCTACCTCAGCAAAATGAATACACTTCTTTTCCTCACTTGTCCACTCAATGCTTCCAAACTTTGTAATCCCTTTAGCTCCTCTTTGACTATATATCTTGATGCGCATCTCCATCCCTCCTCAAACAAAAAAGACACTCCTTGGGAACCATCTTTTCATGCCCTACTCAAAATCATTTAATAGCTTTTAGGATAAACTATATCAGTTTTCACAATCAATTTTAAGAACACAGCTAATTTTTTGCTTATGGAGAATTCTTTCTGAAAATCAAAAGGAGAAGCATAACTTGACCGAGTTTCTGTTCCTGATGGCACTAATCAACTGCTGAGATGTTGCCATCACCAGTTCTACTATACAAACTGTGAACTATCATACAATTGCACTGAGAAACTTATGCATCTATGTACATCGGAGGCTGTAAAATTTTCAACATGCAAGAACAACTTTTTATCTTATTTAACGTTAGGTACAATCAACAAAGTACCTTGTAGCTCTTCCAATTACTTCACCAGTGGCCAAATCCTTGAGAATCCAATCACGCCTGGTTCCAATTCTTCCCTCCCCTTGGCACCATGTCTCTATCTCAACCACGTCACCCCTGGCAAGAACTATGACGTAAGCCTCAACCTCCGACTCAGAATTCAAGGAGATGAAATGCACATTCCTAATAACCCACCAAGCAGGATACTTGTATATCTCAATGTGCATGCGAGAAGTCACCCATATTAGGCGGAGCTTCCTCATGGTAGGCGTCGTAGCAAATCCATCAGTGGAGAACCCCACACTCTGTGCATGGTTGCATCCTACTTCCTGCAATCCAGTACAAATAAAGAACAATAGATTCTTGAATAGATCCAAAATTTCAGCTAAATTGGGGGGAAAACATAATAAAAAAGTAGAAGCATGAATTATGAAGAAATGGAAGACGAAAATTCTAGAAATTATGGAATACAATTGAATCAATAAAGAAATACAAGTCGTTTGCAAAGATCTGCGCAACCAAATCTAGCATCAACCAGAATGCATATCACAATCACAAGTTGCACAAACTCAAATCACTCGTACCGACTAAATGGAAATTTTAGTAAAGGTCAAACTAAATCAATTAAGATAAAAGCACAATCATAAAgctagtgaaaaaaaaaaagttaacttTACAATAAAGGCGAAATTTTTGGAGAGAAGTTTCCAAACCCCAACCTCAGTCGTACCAAATTCAGCGAGAGAAATCGACATCGTAGAAGAAGGAACACAAATCGAAGTCTCTTACTGACTCCAAAATCCGAGCGGACGAAGGAAACCGGAAGGGGGGAGGACAGCAAGGTGATTCCAGATCTAGACAGCGCTCATTTTTCTAATGTCttcgaaaaagggaaaagaagaacAAATTGCAGAAAAGGTGGGATCCGAATGAAGACCTGGAGTAGATTGGCGATCGTCTCCACGGTAGCCGTCTTGTTGATCCCCACCTCGTAGCACCGCACTACGAAGCTCTCCTTATACGACAGCCCATCCGGCACCAGACTCCCCAGGCGCAACCGCTCCGACAGCCCCTTGCCTTCTGCCCCGCCCACCGCCCCCACCCCGGCGACTAGCCTCGACGCCGCCGCCACGTCCGCCGCCTCCTGCCCGGGGATCGCTCTGGAGGAGCACCGAACCGCCGCCCACCTCCTCCGGCCGCGGCATtcggccgccgccaccgccgcctcgCTGTACCTGATAAGGCCCGCCGCCGCGCAGAATCGCAGCATCTCCGCCATCCACCGGCTACCTCGTGATTCGCGTCACCTCCCTTACAGCACTCCACGAGGCGCTCCCTTTCCGTCGCCGCACATCAGCGCTTATAGATGACTCGTGGTCGATAGGACCGATGTGGAACCGATGTCGGCCGTCCGATTGTTGATGAGCGGCCTTAACGGGACTTATAATACGACGGAACGGGAAGCGATCGAAGCAGTGGTGTTACCAACCGAGGTGGCAGTCCGAGATCACAGGATGAGCACGAGAAC is from Musa acuminata AAA Group cultivar baxijiao chromosome BXJ3-8, Cavendish_Baxijiao_AAA, whole genome shotgun sequence and encodes:
- the LOC135644597 gene encoding oleoyl-acyl carrier protein thioesterase 1, chloroplastic-like, which translates into the protein MAEMLRFCAAAGLIRYSEAAVAAAECRGRRRWAAVRCSSRAIPGQEAADVAAASRLVAGVGAVGGAEGKGLSERLRLGSLVPDGLSYKESFVVRCYEVGINKTATVETIANLLQEVGCNHAQSVGFSTDGFATTPTMRKLRLIWVTSRMHIEIYKYPAWGDVVEIETWCQGEGRIGTRRDWILKDLATGEVIGRATSKWVMMNQDTRKLQRVSDEVREEYLVYCPRTPRLSFPEENNGSLKKIPKLADPAQYSRLGLVPRRADLDMNQHVNNVTYIGWVLESMPQEIIDTHELQTITLDYRRECQHDDAVDSLTSSEFAENGSTNGIATTKPHDQELQQFLHFLKSSGTGLEINRGRTEWRKLIR
- the LOC103993493 gene encoding uncharacterized protein LOC103993493 isoform X3 — protein: MNTLGPSRKGTGRHAREGVSRKMVLNLDLNSPPVECQLPEGTSGCRHPRISRGTSISVDPQSGNPTGRQQGSSAPSNDCLNGGLIDVELIEDEVVILSSPRGEQVVRSSLNTSNKRYKSSTSTAVTSYDLYLGLEEDYNSKRKNMMKSKLEPAEVIRKEPAFTCPVCMDALVEAASTICGHIFCLKCIKASIQAQKKCPTCRRKLTKNNFHRVYLPFSD
- the LOC103993493 gene encoding uncharacterized protein LOC103993493 isoform X2; the protein is MVLNLDLNSPPVECQLPEGTSGCRHPRISRGTSISVDPQSGNPTGRQQGSSAPSNDCLNGGLIDVELIEDEVVILSSPRGLPLRRNHSRRDHPVTVVLDEDPKTNLRRSGEQVVRSSLNTSNKRYKSSTSTAVTSYDLYLGLEEDYNSKRKNMMKSKLEPAEVIRKEPAFTCPVCMDALVEAASTICGHIFCLKCIKASIQAQKKCPTCRRKLTKNNFHRVYLPFSD
- the LOC103993493 gene encoding uncharacterized protein LOC103993493 isoform X1, producing MNTLGPSRKGTGRHAREGVSRKMVLNLDLNSPPVECQLPEGTSGCRHPRISRGTSISVDPQSGNPTGRQQGSSAPSNDCLNGGLIDVELIEDEVVILSSPRGLPLRRNHSRRDHPVTVVLDEDPKTNLRRSGEQVVRSSLNTSNKRYKSSTSTAVTSYDLYLGLEEDYNSKRKNMMKSKLEPAEVIRKEPAFTCPVCMDALVEAASTICGHIFCLKCIKASIQAQKKCPTCRRKLTKNNFHRVYLPFSD